A genomic region of Aureimonas populi contains the following coding sequences:
- a CDS encoding LysR family transcriptional regulator, with protein sequence MALDWDKLRIFHAAAEAGSFTHAANALNLSQSAISRQVAALETEIGTPLFHRHARGLVLSESGEILYQTATDVLKRLESVRMQLTETKEKPQGRLRVTTTVGLGSGWLTQRAQEFLELYPELELQLVFDNEEIDLTMRKADCAIRLRQPQQPDLIQRRLFTVHMHVYASPAYLQRYGRPETIEDIDKHRIITFGEPAPDYLRNLNILETVGLPEGRSRHSVLQINNLMAMKTAIERGIGLALLPDYMIDKESKLVQVLPELDLASFDTYLCYPEQLRDAAKLKVFRDFLISKARTWSF encoded by the coding sequence ATGGCGCTCGACTGGGACAAGCTGCGCATCTTCCATGCGGCAGCCGAGGCCGGATCCTTCACCCATGCGGCGAACGCGCTGAATCTCAGCCAGTCGGCGATCTCGCGCCAGGTCGCGGCGCTGGAAACCGAGATCGGCACGCCGCTCTTCCACCGGCACGCGCGCGGGCTGGTGCTCTCCGAATCGGGAGAGATCCTCTACCAGACCGCCACCGATGTCCTGAAGCGCCTCGAATCGGTGCGCATGCAGCTCACCGAGACCAAGGAGAAGCCGCAGGGGCGGCTTCGCGTCACCACCACGGTGGGCCTCGGCTCGGGCTGGCTGACCCAGCGCGCGCAGGAGTTCCTGGAGCTCTATCCCGAGCTCGAGCTCCAGCTCGTCTTCGACAACGAGGAGATCGACCTGACCATGCGCAAGGCGGACTGCGCCATCCGCCTGCGCCAGCCGCAGCAGCCGGACCTCATCCAGCGCCGCCTCTTCACCGTGCACATGCATGTCTACGCCTCGCCGGCCTATCTCCAGCGCTACGGCCGGCCCGAGACCATCGAGGACATCGACAAGCACCGCATCATCACCTTCGGCGAGCCGGCGCCGGACTATCTGCGCAATCTCAACATCCTGGAAACGGTGGGGCTGCCCGAAGGGCGCTCGCGCCACAGCGTGTTGCAGATCAACAATCTGATGGCGATGAAGACGGCCATCGAGCGCGGCATCGGCCTCGCCCTCCTGCCGGACTACATGATCGACAAGGAATCGAAGCTGGTGCAGGTGCTGCCGGAGCTGGACCTGGCCTCCTTCGACACCTATCTCTGCTACCCTGAGCAGCTACGCGACGCGGCCAAGCTCAAGGTGTTCCGCGACTTCCTGATCTCCAAGGCGCGCACCTGGTCGTTCTGA
- a CDS encoding TrkH family potassium uptake protein gives MLLPALVDHADHNDDWVVFIGSSALVAAVCALVAVATRGERIVMTQRLGFLLVTCVWLTASVVGALPLYLSGLGITFETAVYEAVSGVTTTGGTALTGLDSMPRGVLLWRSLLQWLGGIGLVAMMVLILPQLRGGGQSLFQLESSDRSDKLLPRFSQLASALVWVYGGLTFACAAAYYLAGMGLFDAVNHAMTTVTTAGFSTHDASLGRYGTPAILLVAILFMTLGALPAVLYIRIFLPRSFQRWSDPQVLVFLAICLVFGLALSAVRYFLEGVAAGTALLTGFFNLISLITTTGFSTQDYMLWPNAALGILLPALFIGGCAGSTAGGFKVNRLVILFSLVSANFRRLLRPHAVERLKYGRIDITPAMIETLMIFITLYLVLVVAGTIAMTMLGVDFLSAFSGSLSAVGNVGPGFGPLIGPAGNFSALPDGALWVLSFLMLVGRLEIVTVLILLSPDFWRDR, from the coding sequence ATGCTGCTGCCCGCGCTGGTGGACCATGCCGACCACAATGACGACTGGGTCGTCTTCATCGGATCGAGCGCGCTGGTGGCGGCGGTCTGCGCGCTGGTGGCCGTGGCCACGCGCGGCGAGCGCATCGTGATGACGCAGCGCCTCGGCTTCCTGCTCGTGACCTGCGTCTGGCTCACCGCCTCCGTCGTCGGCGCGCTGCCGCTTTATCTCTCCGGCCTCGGCATCACTTTCGAGACGGCCGTCTACGAGGCGGTCTCGGGCGTGACGACGACCGGCGGCACGGCGCTGACGGGGCTCGATTCCATGCCGCGCGGCGTGCTTCTGTGGCGCTCGCTCCTGCAATGGCTGGGCGGCATCGGCCTCGTGGCCATGATGGTGCTGATCCTGCCGCAGCTTCGCGGCGGCGGGCAGTCGCTGTTCCAGCTCGAAAGCTCGGACCGCTCCGACAAGCTCCTGCCGCGCTTCAGCCAGCTCGCCAGCGCGCTCGTCTGGGTCTACGGCGGGCTGACCTTCGCCTGCGCGGCGGCCTACTACCTCGCGGGCATGGGGCTGTTCGACGCCGTGAACCACGCCATGACGACCGTGACCACGGCCGGCTTCTCCACCCACGATGCTTCGCTGGGGCGCTACGGCACGCCCGCCATCCTCCTCGTCGCCATCCTGTTCATGACGCTGGGGGCGCTGCCGGCGGTCCTCTACATCCGCATCTTCCTGCCGCGCTCGTTCCAGCGCTGGTCGGACCCGCAGGTCCTGGTCTTCCTCGCCATCTGCCTCGTGTTCGGCCTCGCGCTCTCGGCCGTGCGCTATTTCCTGGAAGGCGTGGCGGCGGGCACCGCGCTGCTGACGGGCTTCTTCAACCTCATCTCGCTCATCACCACCACGGGCTTTTCCACGCAGGACTACATGCTCTGGCCGAACGCGGCGCTGGGCATCCTCCTTCCGGCGCTGTTCATCGGCGGCTGCGCGGGCTCGACGGCGGGCGGCTTCAAGGTCAACAGGCTCGTCATCCTCTTCTCTCTCGTCAGCGCCAATTTCCGCCGCCTCCTTCGCCCGCACGCGGTGGAGCGGCTGAAATACGGGCGGATCGACATCACTCCCGCGATGATCGAGACGCTGATGATCTTCATCACGCTCTATCTCGTGCTCGTCGTGGCCGGCACGATCGCGATGACGATGCTGGGCGTCGATTTCCTCTCCGCCTTCTCCGGCTCGCTTTCGGCGGTGGGCAATGTGGGGCCGGGCTTCGGGCCGCTCATCGGCCCGGCCGGCAATTTCTCCGCCCTGCCGGACGGCGCCCTCTGGGTGCTGTCCTTCCTGATGCTGGTGGGGCGGCTGGAGATCGTCACCGTGCTCATCCTCCTCTCCCCCGATTTCTGGAGGGACCGATGA
- the trxB gene encoding thioredoxin-disulfide reductase — MTERHADILIIGSGPAGYTAAIYAARAMMKPLIVAGLQEGGQLTITTDVENYPGFRDPIQGPWLMEEMKAQAVHVGAEIVSDLIVEADLSRRPFRLTGDGGQIYTCDALIVATGAQAKWLGLDSEADFQGFGVSACATCDGFFYRGKDVVVVGGGNTAVEEALYLAHIAKSVTVVHRRSEFRAERILQNRLMALENVRIVWDSEIAEIVGAHQPMKSVTGVKLRHRASGEISEIAADGVFIAIGHAPATELFAGKLRQKPGGYLWVEPGTTKTSVEGVFAAGDVADDVYRQAVTAAGLGCMAALEAERWLAAERTEEHAQAAE; from the coding sequence ATGACCGAACGCCACGCCGACATTCTCATCATCGGCTCCGGCCCGGCGGGGTACACCGCCGCCATCTATGCCGCCCGCGCCATGATGAAGCCGTTGATCGTCGCCGGCCTTCAGGAAGGCGGCCAGCTCACCATCACCACCGATGTGGAGAACTATCCCGGCTTCCGCGATCCCATCCAGGGGCCTTGGCTGATGGAGGAGATGAAGGCGCAGGCCGTCCATGTCGGCGCCGAGATCGTCTCCGACCTCATCGTGGAGGCCGACCTCTCGCGCCGTCCGTTCCGGCTCACCGGCGACGGGGGGCAGATCTACACCTGCGACGCGCTGATCGTGGCCACCGGCGCGCAGGCCAAGTGGCTGGGCCTCGATTCGGAAGCCGATTTCCAGGGCTTCGGCGTGTCGGCCTGCGCCACCTGCGACGGTTTCTTCTACCGGGGCAAGGATGTCGTGGTGGTGGGCGGCGGCAACACGGCGGTGGAGGAGGCGCTCTATCTCGCCCACATCGCCAAATCCGTCACCGTGGTTCACCGCCGCTCCGAGTTCCGGGCCGAGCGCATCCTCCAGAACCGCCTGATGGCGCTGGAGAACGTGCGGATCGTGTGGGACAGCGAGATCGCCGAGATCGTGGGCGCGCACCAGCCGATGAAGTCGGTGACGGGCGTGAAGCTGCGTCATCGCGCCAGCGGCGAGATATCCGAGATCGCGGCCGACGGCGTCTTCATCGCCATCGGCCATGCGCCGGCGACCGAGCTTTTCGCGGGCAAGCTGCGCCAGAAGCCCGGCGGCTATCTCTGGGTGGAGCCGGGCACGACGAAAACGTCTGTGGAGGGCGTCTTCGCGGCGGGCGACGTGGCCGACGACGTCTATCGGCAGGCGGTGACGGCGGCAGGGCTGGGATGCATGGCGGCGCTGGAGGCGGAGCGCTGGCTCGCGGCCGAGCGCACCGAGGAGCACGCGCAGGCGGCGGAATAA
- a CDS encoding pyridoxal phosphate-dependent aminotransferase — protein MAFLASALDRVKPSATIAVTQKARELKAKGRDVISLGAGEPDFDTPDNIKNAAIDAIRRGETKYTPVAGIVPLREAIVAKFKRENGLDYTPAQTIVGTGGKQILFNAFMATLNPGDEVIIPAPYWVSYPEMVALCGGTPVFVEGRLEDAFKVTPQALDAAITPKTKWFLFNSPSNPSGAAYTRDELKALADVLVKHPHVWVLTDDMYEHLVYGDFVFTTPAQVEPSLYDRTLTMNGVSKAYAMTGWRIGYAAGPLHLIKAMDMIQGQQTSGACSIAQWAAVEALNGPQDYVGESRKAFEKRRDLVVSMLNQATGIQCPAPEGAFYVYPSVRELIGAKTQGGKVIETDEDFVSELLEAEGVAVVHGAAFGLGPNFRLSYAASDEQLEDACGRIQRFCASLRR, from the coding sequence ATGGCCTTTCTTGCGAGCGCCCTCGATCGCGTGAAGCCGTCCGCCACCATTGCCGTGACCCAGAAGGCGCGCGAACTGAAGGCGAAGGGCCGCGACGTCATCTCGCTCGGCGCCGGCGAGCCGGATTTCGACACGCCCGACAACATCAAGAACGCCGCCATCGACGCCATCCGCCGGGGCGAGACCAAATACACGCCGGTGGCCGGCATCGTGCCGCTGCGCGAGGCGATCGTCGCCAAGTTCAAGCGCGAGAACGGCCTCGACTACACCCCCGCGCAGACCATCGTGGGCACGGGCGGCAAGCAGATCCTCTTCAACGCCTTCATGGCCACGCTGAACCCCGGCGACGAGGTGATCATCCCCGCGCCCTACTGGGTGAGCTACCCGGAAATGGTGGCGCTGTGCGGCGGCACGCCCGTCTTCGTCGAGGGCAGGCTGGAGGACGCCTTCAAGGTGACGCCGCAGGCGCTGGACGCGGCGATCACGCCGAAGACCAAGTGGTTCCTGTTCAACTCGCCCTCCAACCCCTCGGGCGCGGCTTATACGCGCGACGAGCTGAAGGCGCTGGCCGACGTGCTGGTGAAGCATCCCCATGTCTGGGTGCTGACGGACGACATGTACGAGCATCTCGTCTATGGCGACTTCGTCTTCACCACGCCCGCGCAGGTGGAGCCCTCGCTCTACGATCGCACGCTGACGATGAACGGCGTTTCCAAGGCCTATGCCATGACCGGCTGGCGCATCGGCTATGCCGCCGGGCCGCTGCACCTCATCAAGGCGATGGACATGATCCAGGGCCAGCAGACCTCGGGCGCCTGCTCCATCGCGCAATGGGCGGCGGTGGAGGCGCTGAACGGGCCGCAGGACTATGTCGGCGAAAGCCGCAAGGCCTTCGAGAAGCGCCGCGACCTCGTCGTCTCCATGCTGAACCAGGCGACGGGCATCCAGTGCCCCGCGCCGGAGGGCGCCTTTTACGTCTACCCCTCGGTGCGCGAGCTGATCGGCGCGAAGACCCAGGGCGGCAAGGTGATCGAGACCGACGAGGATTTCGTCTCCGAGCTTCTGGAGGCGGAAGGCGTGGCGGTCGTCCATGGCGCGGCCTTCGGCCTCGGCCCCAACTTCCGCCTTTCCTACGCGGCCTCGGACGAGCAGCTCGAGGATGCCTGCGGGCGCATCCAGCGCTTCTGCGCCAGCCTGCGCCGGTAA
- a CDS encoding DEAD/DEAH box helicase has product MPFHSLPAPLASALQSRSYLEPTPVQAAMIDPGVAGRDLLVSAQTGSGKTVAYGLAMASDLLTDENRLPAPGAPLALVVAPTRELALQVQRELEWLYADARAQIVTCVGGMDPRAEARQLSQGAHIVVGTPGRLRDHLERGRLVIGNLRALVLDEADEMLNLGFREDLEFILEATPAQRRTLLFSATLPKTIAALAKRYQRDALRIEATRQREAHADIEYQAIRIAPNEMEHAVVNILRFHEAPSAIVFCNTRETVRHLHSGLVERGFSAVALSGELGQNERNSAMQSLRDGRARVCVATDVAARGIDLPSLGLVIHAELPNDSETLQHRSGRTGRAGRKGVSVMLVPISRRRKAERLLAEARIQPQWGGAPAADAIRKLDEERLLADPVLTQEPSEDDLAVARMLLHNRSAEELAAALARLYQLKLPAPEDVFDPGFGRDPKGGEAREPGPRKERGPGGPTVWFRLDIGRRNEADPKWLLPLLCRRGRVTKQEIGAIKIYDRETKFEVAEEAAKKFLKSAGGELDDITISLADGAPPEGDGKSFSGPRNKSRPPIGRSSFGQPPEGKPRGPFYKKKLGASQGERPHRGKRPKG; this is encoded by the coding sequence TTGCCGTTCCACTCCCTTCCCGCGCCCCTGGCGTCCGCCCTGCAATCTCGCTCCTATCTGGAGCCAACCCCCGTGCAGGCGGCGATGATCGATCCGGGCGTGGCAGGCCGCGACCTGCTCGTCTCGGCGCAAACCGGCTCCGGCAAGACGGTGGCCTACGGCCTCGCCATGGCGAGCGACCTTCTCACCGACGAGAACCGCCTGCCGGCGCCGGGCGCGCCGCTCGCGCTCGTCGTCGCTCCCACCCGCGAGCTGGCGCTCCAGGTGCAGCGCGAGCTGGAATGGCTTTATGCCGACGCGCGCGCCCAGATCGTCACCTGCGTGGGCGGCATGGATCCGCGCGCCGAGGCGCGGCAATTGTCGCAAGGCGCCCATATCGTCGTCGGCACGCCCGGGCGCCTGCGCGACCATCTGGAGCGCGGGCGGCTGGTGATCGGCAATCTGCGCGCCCTCGTGCTCGACGAGGCGGACGAGATGCTCAATCTGGGCTTCCGCGAGGATCTGGAGTTCATCCTGGAGGCGACGCCCGCCCAGCGGCGCACGCTCCTGTTCTCCGCCACGCTGCCCAAGACCATCGCCGCGCTCGCCAAGCGCTATCAGCGCGATGCGCTGCGTATCGAGGCCACGCGCCAGCGCGAGGCCCATGCCGACATCGAGTATCAGGCGATCCGCATCGCGCCGAACGAGATGGAGCACGCGGTCGTCAACATCCTGCGCTTCCACGAGGCGCCGAGCGCCATCGTCTTCTGCAACACGCGCGAGACCGTGCGCCATCTTCATTCGGGGCTGGTGGAACGCGGCTTCTCGGCCGTGGCCCTGTCCGGGGAGCTGGGCCAGAACGAGCGCAACAGCGCGATGCAGTCGCTGCGCGACGGGCGCGCGCGCGTTTGCGTGGCGACGGACGTGGCCGCGCGCGGCATCGACCTGCCGAGCCTGGGGCTCGTCATCCATGCCGAGTTGCCCAACGATTCGGAAACGCTCCAGCACCGCTCGGGGCGCACCGGGCGCGCGGGCCGCAAGGGCGTCTCGGTCATGCTCGTGCCCATCTCGCGCCGCCGCAAGGCCGAGCGGCTCCTGGCCGAGGCGCGCATCCAGCCGCAATGGGGCGGTGCGCCGGCGGCGGACGCCATCCGCAAGCTCGACGAGGAGCGGCTCCTGGCCGACCCGGTGCTGACGCAGGAGCCCAGCGAGGACGACCTCGCCGTCGCGCGCATGCTTCTGCACAACCGCTCGGCCGAGGAGCTGGCGGCCGCCCTCGCGCGTCTCTACCAGCTCAAGTTGCCGGCGCCCGAGGATGTGTTCGACCCCGGCTTCGGGCGCGACCCCAAGGGGGGCGAGGCGCGCGAGCCCGGCCCCCGCAAGGAGCGCGGCCCCGGCGGGCCGACCGTCTGGTTCCGCCTGGATATCGGCCGGCGCAACGAGGCCGACCCGAAATGGCTGCTGCCGCTCCTGTGCCGTCGCGGCCGGGTGACGAAGCAGGAGATCGGCGCCATCAAGATCTATGACCGCGAGACCAAGTTCGAGGTGGCGGAGGAAGCGGCCAAGAAGTTCCTGAAGTCGGCCGGCGGCGAGCTGGACGACATCACCATCTCGCTGGCGGACGGCGCGCCGCCGGAGGGCGACGGCAAGTCCTTCTCCGGGCCGCGCAACAAGAGCCGGCCGCCCATCGGCAGGTCGTCCTTCGGCCAGCCGCCCGAGGGCAAGCCCCGCGGCCCCTTCTACAAGAAGAAGCTGGGCGCCTCGCAGGGCGAGCGTCCGCATCGCGGCAAGCGCCCGAAGGGCTGA
- a CDS encoding glycosyltransferase family 25 protein yields the protein MIPCRFINLDRAGERRLAMERQGRRLGLGLERVRAVEAAEITPARAAALGRSWERPLSLPELACFLSHHALWERIVEEGRPALILEDDAVLSPRILDALAAAEALEGVDLLNFEDFGKRRFVARHGARPLGPGLSRIRLYRDKAGSAAYLLWPSGARKLLLRAEKGAAPADAFIHGAGLEAWLCEPALAAQTHVLAQRGIGAQAASSVQARRERLAVAPANARFLARRVGTQLRLALHHAARLTRADYRRVALDEGVRPDAGEPPISRR from the coding sequence ATGATCCCCTGCCGCTTTATCAATCTCGACCGGGCCGGGGAGCGCCGCCTGGCGATGGAGCGCCAGGGGCGGCGGCTGGGGCTGGGGCTGGAGCGGGTGCGGGCGGTGGAGGCGGCCGAGATCACGCCGGCCCGCGCGGCCGCGCTGGGGCGCTCCTGGGAGCGGCCGCTCTCGCTTCCCGAACTCGCCTGCTTCCTCTCGCACCACGCCCTCTGGGAGCGGATCGTGGAGGAGGGGCGGCCGGCGCTGATCCTGGAGGACGACGCCGTGCTGTCGCCGCGCATCCTCGACGCGCTGGCGGCGGCCGAGGCGCTGGAGGGCGTCGATCTTCTGAACTTCGAGGATTTCGGCAAGCGCCGCTTCGTGGCGCGCCATGGCGCGCGGCCGCTCGGGCCGGGACTCTCCCGCATCCGGCTCTATCGCGACAAGGCGGGTTCGGCGGCCTATCTCCTGTGGCCCTCGGGCGCGCGCAAGCTCCTTCTGCGGGCCGAGAAGGGCGCGGCCCCCGCCGACGCCTTCATCCACGGCGCGGGGCTGGAGGCCTGGCTCTGCGAGCCGGCGCTGGCCGCGCAGACGCATGTCCTCGCCCAGCGCGGGATCGGCGCCCAGGCCGCCAGCAGCGTGCAGGCGCGGCGCGAGAGGCTGGCCGTGGCGCCGGCCAATGCACGCTTCCTCGCCCGGCGCGTGGGCACGCAGCTCCGGCTCGCCCTGCACCATGCCGCCCGGCTGACGAGGGCCGACTACAGGCGCGTCGCGCTCGACGAGGGCGTGCGCCCGGACGCCGGGGAACCGCCCATCAGCCGCCGGTAG
- a CDS encoding glutathione S-transferase family protein, with the protein MIAIHGMSDSGNCYKPRLLMALLGRPFAHVEVSALDGTTRTQEFLRLNPAGQVPLLVLPDGRLLAESNAILCYLGDGTPFVPADPFERAGMLRWMFFEQNVHEVSVAVRRALSVYPSRKAGATPERMALTLAGGNAALDVMERHLAGRDFFVGDGPTLADIALYPYTASAPEGGFDLAGRPAVAAWLARIEGLPGYRPRQWLPDAP; encoded by the coding sequence ATGATCGCGATTCACGGCATGTCCGACAGCGGCAATTGCTACAAGCCGCGCCTCCTCATGGCGCTGCTCGGCCGCCCCTTCGCCCATGTGGAGGTCTCCGCGCTGGACGGCACCACGCGCACGCAGGAGTTCCTGCGCCTCAATCCCGCCGGGCAGGTGCCTCTCCTCGTCCTGCCGGACGGGCGGCTGCTCGCCGAATCCAACGCCATCCTCTGCTATCTGGGAGACGGCACGCCCTTCGTGCCGGCCGATCCGTTCGAGCGCGCCGGGATGCTGCGCTGGATGTTCTTCGAGCAGAACGTGCACGAGGTCAGCGTCGCGGTGCGGCGCGCGCTCAGCGTCTATCCGTCCCGCAAGGCCGGGGCCACCCCGGAGCGGATGGCGCTGACGCTGGCCGGCGGCAATGCGGCGCTGGACGTGATGGAGCGTCATCTGGCGGGGCGCGACTTCTTCGTGGGCGACGGGCCGACGCTCGCCGACATCGCGCTCTATCCCTACACGGCCAGCGCGCCTGAAGGCGGTTTCGACCTTGCCGGCCGGCCCGCCGTCGCGGCGTGGCTCGCCCGCATCGAGGGCCTGCCCGGCTATCGCCCGCGTCAATGGCTGCCGGATGCGCCATGA
- a CDS encoding ABC transporter ATP-binding protein: protein MSHHKRRRRSDALGRVLSFTFGNWRDEKLLVGSIAASITVATLADILVPITAGRLVDAIAAHPGDPAAGLAGALPALAAMAGLGVTFLLFRHLAWSLIVPMTLRIMDKVSREGFARVQRFSTDWHANAFSGSVVRQITRGMWSLDILHDVLLLALLPSAVVLVGTVALLGWTWPVMGLVMALGSGAYVAATVLLATRYVAPVARVANRLDTRMGGVLADALACNGVVKAFAAEEREEERFAGAVRRWRRMTRHAWMRGTLTGTLQNALLWTMRLAIAATALWLWVRGQASPGDVAYVLTTYFVVHGYLRDIGMHVNNLQRSVNEMEELVDLYGEEPGIADRPQAEPLSVERGEIRFEAVRFRYGRHETPLYDDLSVTIAGGQSVGLVGRSGSGKTTFVKLVQRFYDVTDGRITVDGRDISAVRLRDLRRQIAVVPQEPILFHRTLTENIAYGRPGASRAEVERAAELASASGFIDRLPRGYDTLVGERGVKLSGGERQRIALARAFLADAPILILDEATSSLDSESEALIQAAMERLMAGRTALVIAHRLSTVRDLDRILVFDRGRIVEDGSHAALIRRDGLYRRLSERQDGAFAAQAGGRIAREGASR from the coding sequence ATGAGCCATCACAAACGCCGCCGGCGCTCCGACGCGCTGGGCCGGGTCCTGTCCTTCACCTTCGGCAACTGGCGCGACGAGAAGCTGCTCGTCGGCTCCATCGCGGCCAGCATCACCGTGGCGACGCTCGCCGACATCCTCGTGCCGATCACGGCCGGCCGGCTGGTGGACGCCATCGCCGCCCATCCCGGCGACCCCGCCGCGGGGCTGGCGGGCGCCCTGCCGGCGCTCGCCGCCATGGCGGGGCTCGGCGTCACGTTTCTTCTCTTCCGCCATCTGGCGTGGAGCCTCATCGTGCCGATGACGCTGCGCATCATGGACAAGGTGTCGCGCGAGGGTTTCGCGCGCGTCCAGCGCTTCTCCACCGACTGGCACGCCAATGCCTTCTCCGGCTCGGTCGTGCGCCAGATCACGCGCGGCATGTGGTCGCTCGACATCCTGCACGACGTGCTGCTGCTGGCGCTGCTGCCCTCGGCGGTGGTGCTCGTCGGCACGGTCGCGCTGCTGGGCTGGACCTGGCCGGTGATGGGCCTTGTCATGGCGCTCGGCTCGGGCGCCTATGTGGCGGCGACGGTGCTGCTTGCCACGCGCTACGTCGCGCCCGTGGCGCGGGTCGCGAACCGGCTGGACACGCGCATGGGCGGCGTCCTGGCCGATGCGCTGGCCTGCAACGGCGTGGTGAAGGCCTTCGCGGCCGAGGAGCGGGAAGAGGAGCGCTTCGCCGGCGCGGTGCGGCGCTGGCGCCGGATGACGCGCCATGCCTGGATGCGCGGGACGCTGACAGGCACCTTGCAGAACGCGCTCCTGTGGACGATGCGCCTCGCCATCGCGGCGACCGCGCTGTGGCTGTGGGTGCGCGGGCAGGCGAGCCCCGGCGACGTGGCCTATGTGCTGACCACCTACTTCGTGGTGCACGGCTACCTGCGCGACATCGGCATGCATGTGAACAACCTCCAGCGCTCGGTGAACGAGATGGAGGAGCTGGTGGACCTCTACGGGGAGGAGCCGGGAATCGCCGATCGCCCGCAGGCGGAGCCGCTCTCGGTGGAGCGCGGCGAGATTCGCTTCGAGGCCGTGCGCTTCCGCTACGGCCGCCACGAGACGCCGCTCTACGACGACCTGTCGGTGACGATCGCCGGCGGGCAGAGCGTCGGGCTCGTGGGCCGCTCCGGCTCGGGCAAGACGACCTTCGTCAAGCTCGTGCAGCGGTTCTACGACGTGACGGACGGGCGGATCACGGTGGACGGGCGGGATATCTCGGCCGTGCGGCTGAGGGACCTGCGCCGGCAGATCGCGGTGGTGCCGCAGGAGCCGATCCTGTTCCACCGCACGCTCACCGAGAATATCGCCTATGGCCGGCCGGGCGCCAGCCGGGCCGAGGTGGAGCGGGCGGCGGAGCTGGCGAGCGCAAGCGGCTTCATCGACCGCCTGCCGCGCGGCTACGACACGCTGGTGGGCGAGCGGGGCGTGAAGCTCTCCGGGGGCGAGCGGCAGCGCATCGCGCTCGCCCGCGCCTTCCTGGCCGACGCGCCGATCCTCATTCTCGACGAGGCGACATCGAGCCTCGATTCGGAATCGGAGGCGCTGATCCAGGCGGCGATGGAGCGGCTGATGGCCGGGCGCACCGCGCTCGTCATCGCCCACCGCCTCTCCACGGTGCGCGACCTCGACCGCATCCTCGTCTTCGACCGGGGGCGCATCGTGGAGGACGGCAGCCACGCCGCCCTGATTCGCCGGGACGGGCTCTATCGACGCCTGTCGGAGCGGCAGGACGGCGCATTCGCCGCGCAAGCGGGCGGGCGGATTGCGCGCGAGGGGGCGAGCCGGTAG
- a CDS encoding PRC-barrel domain-containing protein translates to MKTFVLAAGLATLMSGAAMAQTTAPATEGTTAPAAGTEAPIAGSATPTSGMEGGSPIVMLPEVQAGAAPAHFLADDLDDEEVYGANNEEIGEVEDIILSADGTVAAVVIEVGGFLGIGEKDVLVDWNAIEVAVEGDDIRLLAPTLTREMLEQAEGVDLDTLLVGRN, encoded by the coding sequence ATGAAGACGTTCGTTCTCGCCGCCGGCCTCGCCACTCTCATGAGCGGCGCCGCGATGGCCCAGACCACCGCGCCCGCCACCGAGGGCACCACGGCACCGGCCGCCGGCACCGAGGCCCCGATCGCCGGCTCCGCCACGCCGACCTCCGGCATGGAGGGCGGCTCGCCCATCGTGATGCTGCCCGAGGTTCAGGCCGGCGCCGCCCCGGCCCATTTCCTCGCCGACGATCTCGATGACGAGGAAGTCTACGGCGCCAATAACGAGGAGATCGGCGAGGTCGAGGACATCATCCTCTCCGCCGACGGCACGGTGGCCGCTGTGGTGATCGAGGTCGGCGGCTTCCTCGGCATCGGGGAGAAGGATGTGCTGGTCGACTGGAATGCCATCGAGGTGGCTGTCGAGGGCGACGACATCCGCCTGCTGGCCCCGACGCTGACGCGCGAGATGCTGGAGCAGGCCGAGGGCGTGGATCTCGACACGCTGCTGGTCGGCCGCAACTAA